In one Streptomyces sp. NBC_01288 genomic region, the following are encoded:
- a CDS encoding tyrosine-protein phosphatase — MTQQIPSTEPELSGVRNFRDVGGLPTVDGRRVRHGVLFRSGHLAHATEEDSAFLDSLGLHTIFDFRNASDQKLEGPDVELPGVRNVNLPLSDPADGSEFWKMVRDGEIDQLRGILGGDKGANRMIASYRTIVTERTAEHSQVLHGLAEDSVPALMHCAAGKDRAGLSIAVTLLALGVEREAIVTDYLESNAKHRRYKVRRSGSSASAYSPEVMELLSPLFDARAEYLTAAFETVEETWGSVDAYLEQGLGITPEIRERLRERLLD, encoded by the coding sequence GTGACGCAGCAGATTCCGTCGACCGAGCCGGAGTTGTCCGGAGTGCGCAATTTCCGGGACGTGGGCGGACTTCCGACGGTGGACGGACGGCGGGTGCGGCACGGGGTGCTGTTCCGCAGCGGTCACCTCGCGCACGCGACCGAGGAGGACTCCGCGTTCCTCGACTCGCTGGGCCTGCACACGATCTTCGACTTCCGCAACGCGTCGGACCAGAAACTGGAGGGCCCCGACGTCGAGCTGCCCGGCGTGCGCAATGTGAATCTGCCGCTGTCGGACCCGGCGGACGGTTCCGAGTTCTGGAAGATGGTCCGCGACGGCGAGATAGACCAACTGCGCGGGATCCTCGGCGGCGACAAGGGCGCGAACCGGATGATCGCCTCGTACCGCACGATCGTCACGGAGCGCACCGCTGAGCACTCCCAGGTGCTGCACGGGCTCGCGGAGGACAGTGTTCCCGCGCTGATGCACTGCGCGGCGGGCAAGGACCGCGCGGGCCTCTCGATAGCCGTGACGCTGCTCGCCCTGGGCGTGGAGCGCGAGGCGATCGTGACCGACTACCTGGAGTCGAACGCGAAGCACCGCCGCTACAAGGTGCGCCGCAGCGGCTCCTCCGCCTCGGCCTACTCCCCCGAGGTGATGGAGCTCCTCAGCCCCCTCTTCGACGCCCGCGCCGAGTATCTGACGGCCGCATTCGAGACCGTCGAGGAGACCTGGGGCAGTGTGGACGCCTATCTGGAGCAGGGGCTCGGGATCACCCCGGAGATCCGGGAGCGGCTGCGCGAGCGACTCCTGGACTGA
- a CDS encoding helix-turn-helix domain-containing protein, translated as MSSPETEPEPSAGPVEDLPATVAPQLRALRRRASLTLEVAARSAGLSPAHLSRLETGQRQPSLPMLLALARIYGTTVSDLLGETVTDRDAVVRAAHMEPTRAGGWTYWQAGAPGRGMQSLRVRIPHGSQGDIVRVHPGEEWLYVLKGRLRLRLGDTAHLLAPGDSAHFDSLTPHRLAAADEDGVEVLFVHTLLQSPTATLCLGPITGETP; from the coding sequence ATGAGTTCTCCCGAGACCGAGCCGGAACCGTCGGCCGGGCCTGTCGAAGACCTGCCGGCCACCGTCGCACCGCAACTCCGCGCCCTGCGCCGCCGCGCCTCCCTCACCCTGGAGGTCGCCGCCCGCTCGGCCGGACTCTCGCCCGCCCATCTCTCCCGTCTGGAGACCGGGCAGCGCCAGCCCTCGCTGCCGATGCTGCTCGCGCTGGCCCGCATCTACGGTACGACAGTCTCGGATCTGCTCGGCGAGACGGTCACCGACCGGGACGCCGTGGTCCGCGCCGCCCACATGGAACCGACCCGGGCCGGCGGCTGGACCTACTGGCAGGCAGGCGCCCCCGGCCGCGGGATGCAGTCGCTGCGCGTGCGCATCCCGCACGGCTCCCAGGGCGACATCGTGCGCGTGCACCCCGGCGAGGAGTGGCTGTACGTCCTCAAGGGACGGCTGCGCCTGCGCCTGGGCGACACCGCGCACCTCCTCGCCCCGGGCGACAGCGCGCATTTCGACTCGCTCACCCCGCACCGCCTCGCCGCCGCCGACGAGGACGGCGTCGAGGTCCTGTTCGTCCACACCCTGCTCCAGAGCCCCACGGCCACCCTGTGCCTGGGCCCGATCACCGGAGAGACGCCATGA
- the hpnH gene encoding adenosyl-hopene transferase HpnH translates to MAMPLRQTIKVATYLAEQKLRKRDKFPLIVELEPLFACNLKCEGCGKIQHPAGVLKQRMPVAQAVGAVLESGAPMVSIAGGEPLMHPQIDEIVRQLVAKKKYVFLCTNAMLLRKKLDKFTPSPYFAFAVHIDGLRERHDESVAKEGVFDEAVEAMKEAKKRGFRVTTNSTFFNTDTPQTIIEVLNFLNDDIKVDEMMISPAYAYEKAPDQEHFLGVAQTHELFKKAFAGGNRRKWRLNHSPLFLDFLEGKVDFPCTAWAIPNYSLFGWQRPCYLMSDGYVPTYRELIEDTDWDKYGRGKDPRCANCMAHCGYEPTAVLATMGSLKESLRAMRETVAGNRD, encoded by the coding sequence ATGGCCATGCCGCTGCGCCAGACAATCAAGGTCGCTACATACTTGGCTGAACAGAAGCTCCGCAAGCGGGACAAGTTCCCCCTGATCGTGGAGCTGGAACCGCTCTTCGCGTGCAACCTGAAGTGCGAAGGCTGCGGCAAGATCCAGCACCCGGCGGGCGTGCTCAAGCAGCGCATGCCGGTGGCGCAGGCCGTAGGGGCGGTGCTCGAATCCGGTGCGCCGATGGTGTCCATCGCGGGCGGCGAGCCCCTGATGCACCCTCAGATCGACGAGATCGTGCGGCAGTTGGTGGCGAAGAAGAAGTACGTCTTCCTCTGCACCAACGCGATGCTGCTGCGCAAGAAGCTGGACAAGTTCACGCCCTCGCCGTACTTCGCCTTCGCGGTGCACATCGACGGGCTGCGTGAGCGGCACGACGAGTCCGTCGCGAAGGAGGGCGTGTTCGACGAGGCGGTGGAGGCGATGAAGGAGGCCAAGAAGCGCGGCTTCCGGGTCACCACCAACTCGACGTTCTTCAACACGGACACCCCGCAGACCATCATCGAGGTCCTGAACTTCCTCAACGACGACATCAAGGTCGACGAGATGATGATCTCGCCCGCCTACGCCTACGAGAAGGCGCCCGACCAGGAGCACTTCCTGGGTGTCGCGCAGACCCACGAGCTGTTCAAGAAGGCCTTCGCGGGCGGAAACCGCAGGAAGTGGCGGCTCAACCACTCCCCGCTCTTCCTGGACTTCCTGGAGGGCAAGGTCGACTTCCCGTGCACGGCCTGGGCGATCCCGAACTACTCGCTCTTCGGCTGGCAGCGCCCCTGCTACCTGATGAGCGACGGGTACGTCCCCACGTACCGGGAGCTGATCGAGGACACCGACTGGGACAAGTACGGCCGCGGCAAGGACCCGCGCTGCGCCAACTGCATGGCGCACTGCGGCTACGAGCCCACCGCCGTCCTCGCCACCATGGGTTCCCTCAAGGAGTCCCTGCGGGCCATGCGCGAGACCGTCGCCGGAAACCGCGACTGA
- a CDS encoding phosphorylase family protein produces the protein MGRQSAGPPLLIACALGIERLALRAGDRSGAGGPVTFLRTGMGPQAAEEAVTRRLADPALDGAAVLATGFCAGLAPGMHPGDLVVAEETREARGTVPCVGTELLVKELVRALPGRTVHTGPLTGSDHIVRGQERSDLLATGAIAVDMESAATLLSAVRTGARPVAAVRVVVDAPEHELVRIGTVRGGISAFRVLRSVLPAFFEWHRSLLLPRR, from the coding sequence ATGGGCAGACAGTCCGCCGGACCGCCGCTGCTGATCGCCTGCGCGCTCGGCATCGAGCGCCTCGCCCTGCGCGCGGGCGACCGCTCCGGCGCCGGCGGGCCGGTCACCTTCCTCAGGACGGGGATGGGGCCACAGGCGGCCGAGGAGGCCGTCACGCGGCGCCTCGCCGACCCGGCGCTGGACGGGGCCGCCGTACTGGCCACGGGCTTCTGCGCCGGACTAGCCCCCGGTATGCACCCCGGTGACCTCGTGGTCGCCGAGGAGACCAGGGAGGCGCGCGGAACCGTTCCGTGCGTCGGTACCGAGCTGCTCGTCAAGGAACTGGTGCGGGCCCTGCCCGGCCGCACCGTCCACACCGGCCCCCTGACCGGTTCCGATCACATCGTCCGCGGTCAGGAACGGTCGGATCTGCTCGCGACCGGCGCAATCGCGGTCGACATGGAGTCGGCGGCCACGCTGCTGAGCGCCGTGCGTACGGGCGCGCGCCCGGTTGCGGCCGTACGGGTGGTCGTGGACGCTCCTGAACATGAACTCGTCCGGATCGGCACGGTGCGCGGTGGAATATCGGCTTTCCGCGTTCTTCGTTCCGTTCTTCCCGCTTTTTTCGAATGGCACCGTTCTTTGCTGCTCCCCCGGAGGTGA
- a CDS encoding alpha-galactosidase, with amino-acid sequence MLEIAENGRTWVLTGPTSSYAVHLTEDDELLHLHWGPAIALADAEELAARPLPAGSSFESPLDGREEYPVEGGPRFARPALSVRTPERRGTEWTFERYDTEGDELRLRFRDTGLAITLHYRTRGDVVERWTSLDNDGDEAQELLRADSAVWTLPEREGWRLSQLHGRWAAESRLVRSDLTYGEKVIGSRRGHTGHQHLPWVALDTDATEERGEVYGCALGWSGSWRIAVAQLPDARVQIGGGAGYDDSGLLLLAPGESFTTPVFAGLWSDAGFGGASRTWHDYQRTYVIPDADQDRPVLYNSWEATQFDISEEQQETLAQRAAALGVELFVVDDGWFGARTSDRAGLGDWTPNPDRFPAGLKPLADRVHAHGMQFGIWVEPEMVNPDSDLYRAHPDWVQYQEGRKRTEFRNQLVLNLAREDVQEYLWERLDGLLSSAPIDYVKWDFNRCFTDAGWPGDTYPQRLWVDHVRALYSLFDRLRAAHPGVAFESCSGGGGRIDLGVMSRTDQVWTSDNTDPLDRLAIQHGFSQIHPARVMAAWVTDSPNIQLNGRVSSLRFRFVSAMAGVLGVGGDLSEWTEEELAEARQWVDLYKEIRPLVQHGDLHRLRPPSGGLSAVQYVDGDETVVLALLQAQHYGEPLPALRLRGLDPTASYECLETGEVHRGAVLLHHGLRTGLRGDLDATVIRLRRI; translated from the coding sequence ATGCTGGAGATCGCCGAGAACGGCCGTACGTGGGTGCTCACGGGCCCCACGAGCAGCTACGCCGTCCATCTCACCGAGGACGACGAACTGCTCCACCTGCACTGGGGCCCCGCGATCGCACTCGCCGACGCCGAGGAGCTCGCCGCGCGCCCGCTGCCCGCCGGCTCCTCCTTCGAGTCCCCGCTCGACGGCCGCGAGGAGTACCCCGTAGAGGGCGGCCCCCGCTTCGCACGCCCCGCCCTGTCCGTGCGCACGCCCGAGCGCCGGGGCACGGAATGGACCTTCGAGCGGTACGACACCGAGGGCGACGAACTGCGGCTCCGCTTCCGGGACACCGGCCTCGCGATCACGCTGCACTACCGGACGCGCGGCGACGTCGTGGAGCGCTGGACGAGTCTCGACAACGACGGGGACGAGGCACAGGAGCTGCTGCGCGCCGACTCCGCCGTGTGGACGCTGCCCGAGCGGGAGGGGTGGCGGCTGTCGCAGCTGCACGGGCGGTGGGCCGCCGAGTCCCGGTTGGTGCGGTCCGACCTCACCTACGGTGAGAAGGTCATCGGCAGCCGGCGCGGCCACACCGGGCACCAGCACCTGCCCTGGGTCGCGCTCGACACCGACGCGACCGAGGAGCGCGGCGAGGTCTACGGCTGCGCCCTCGGCTGGTCGGGGTCCTGGCGGATCGCCGTGGCCCAACTCCCGGACGCGCGCGTGCAGATCGGCGGCGGCGCCGGGTACGACGACTCCGGACTGCTGCTCCTGGCGCCGGGGGAGTCCTTCACGACCCCCGTCTTCGCCGGGCTGTGGAGCGACGCGGGCTTCGGCGGCGCCAGCCGCACCTGGCACGACTACCAGCGGACGTACGTCATCCCGGACGCGGACCAGGACCGGCCGGTGCTCTACAACTCCTGGGAGGCCACCCAGTTCGACATCTCCGAGGAGCAGCAGGAGACGCTCGCGCAGCGCGCGGCGGCGCTCGGGGTCGAGCTGTTCGTGGTCGACGACGGTTGGTTCGGCGCCCGCACCAGCGACCGTGCCGGGCTCGGCGACTGGACCCCCAACCCGGACCGCTTCCCCGCCGGCCTCAAGCCGCTCGCCGACCGCGTCCACGCGCACGGCATGCAGTTCGGCATCTGGGTCGAGCCCGAGATGGTCAACCCGGACAGCGACCTGTACCGCGCGCACCCCGACTGGGTGCAGTACCAAGAGGGGCGAAAGCGGACGGAGTTCCGCAATCAGCTCGTCCTCAACCTGGCCCGCGAGGACGTCCAGGAGTACCTCTGGGAGCGGCTCGACGGGCTGCTCTCCAGCGCCCCGATCGACTACGTGAAGTGGGACTTCAACCGCTGCTTCACTGATGCCGGATGGCCCGGTGACACCTATCCGCAGCGCCTCTGGGTCGACCATGTGCGCGCCCTGTACTCCCTGTTCGACCGGTTGCGGGCGGCCCACCCGGGCGTGGCCTTCGAGTCCTGCTCGGGCGGCGGCGGCCGGATCGACCTCGGCGTCATGAGCCGTACGGACCAGGTGTGGACCTCGGACAACACCGACCCGCTCGACCGGCTCGCCATCCAGCACGGCTTCAGCCAGATCCACCCCGCGCGCGTGATGGCCGCCTGGGTCACCGACAGCCCGAACATCCAGCTCAACGGCCGGGTCAGCAGCCTGCGTTTCCGGTTCGTGAGCGCCATGGCAGGGGTGCTCGGGGTGGGCGGCGACCTCTCGGAGTGGACCGAGGAGGAACTCGCCGAGGCCCGCCAGTGGGTCGACCTCTACAAGGAGATCCGGCCGCTCGTGCAGCACGGCGACCTCCACCGGCTGCGCCCGCCGAGCGGCGGACTCAGCGCCGTGCAGTACGTCGACGGCGACGAGACCGTCGTCCTCGCCCTGCTCCAGGCGCAGCACTACGGCGAGCCCCTGCCGGCGCTCCGGCTGCGCGGGCTCGACCCGACAGCGTCGTACGAATGCCTCGAAACGGGCGAAGTCCACCGAGGGGCCGTCCTGTTGCACCACGGGCTGCGGACCGGGCTGCGCGGTGACCTTGATGCGACGGTTATCCGCCTGCGTCGCATCTGA
- a CDS encoding DUF6126 family protein, which translates to MSGNNIEDKFPRALWVRLIIYIAVGHVFAAFIYLLFSVGAK; encoded by the coding sequence ATGAGCGGCAACAACATCGAGGACAAGTTCCCCCGCGCCCTGTGGGTGCGGCTCATCATCTACATCGCCGTCGGACACGTCTTCGCGGCCTTCATCTACCTGCTGTTCTCCGTGGGCGCCAAGTAG
- the ispG gene encoding flavodoxin-dependent (E)-4-hydroxy-3-methylbut-2-enyl-diphosphate synthase — MTAVALGVPEMPVRPIAERRVSRRIEVGSVAVGGGAPVSVQSMTTTRTSDIGATLQQIAELTASGCQIVRVACPTQDDADALATIARKSQIPVIADIHFQPKYVFAAIEAGCAAVRVNPGNIKQFDDKVKEIARAAKDHGTPIRIGVNAGSLDRRLLQKYGKATPEALVESALWEASLFEEHGFRDIKISVKHNDPVVMVNAYRQLAAQSDYPLHLGVTEAGPAFQGTIKSAVAFGALLSEGIGDTIRVSLSAPPVEEVKVGLQILESLNLKPRRLEIVSCPSCGRAQVDVYKLADEVTAGLEGMEVPLRVAVMGCVVNGPGEAREADLGVASGNGKGQIFVKGEVIKTVPESKIVETLIEEAMKIAEQMEQDGVAAGEPAVTVS, encoded by the coding sequence ATGACCGCCGTAGCCCTGGGCGTCCCCGAGATGCCGGTCCGGCCGATCGCCGAGCGACGTGTGTCGCGACGCATCGAGGTCGGATCGGTGGCGGTCGGGGGCGGGGCCCCCGTCTCGGTCCAGTCGATGACCACGACGCGTACGTCGGACATCGGCGCCACCCTGCAACAGATCGCCGAACTCACCGCGTCCGGCTGCCAGATCGTCCGCGTCGCCTGCCCCACGCAGGACGACGCGGACGCGCTGGCCACCATCGCGCGCAAGTCACAGATCCCGGTGATCGCGGACATCCACTTCCAGCCCAAGTACGTCTTCGCCGCGATCGAGGCCGGCTGCGCGGCAGTTCGCGTCAATCCCGGCAACATCAAGCAGTTCGACGACAAGGTCAAGGAGATCGCGCGGGCCGCCAAGGACCACGGCACGCCGATCCGCATCGGGGTCAACGCCGGTTCCCTGGACCGCCGTCTGCTCCAGAAGTACGGCAAGGCGACGCCCGAGGCGCTCGTCGAGTCGGCCCTGTGGGAGGCGTCGCTCTTCGAGGAGCACGGCTTCCGCGACATCAAGATCTCCGTCAAGCACAACGACCCAGTGGTGATGGTCAACGCCTACCGGCAGCTCGCCGCGCAGAGCGACTATCCGCTGCACCTCGGGGTCACCGAGGCCGGGCCCGCTTTCCAGGGCACGATCAAGTCGGCGGTCGCCTTCGGGGCGCTGCTCAGCGAGGGCATCGGCGACACGATCCGGGTGTCGCTGTCCGCCCCGCCGGTCGAGGAGGTCAAGGTCGGCCTCCAGATCCTGGAGTCGCTGAACCTCAAGCCCCGCCGGCTGGAGATCGTGTCGTGCCCGTCCTGCGGGCGTGCCCAGGTGGATGTCTACAAGCTCGCCGACGAGGTCACGGCGGGCCTGGAAGGCATGGAGGTCCCGCTGCGCGTCGCGGTCATGGGCTGCGTCGTCAACGGACCCGGCGAGGCGCGGGAGGCCGACCTGGGGGTCGCCTCCGGCAACGGGAAGGGTCAGATCTTCGTCAAGGGCGAGGTCATCAAGACCGTGCCCGAGTCGAAGATCGTGGAGACCCTCATCGAGGAGGCGATGAAGATCGCCGAACAGATGGAGCAGGACGGCGTCGCGGCGGGGGAGCCGGCCGTCACCGTGAGCTGA
- a CDS encoding aspartate aminotransferase family protein, whose amino-acid sequence MTKEFDLTALLAERGAERYELHAKYLNHQLPRMLHTIGFDKVYERGEGAYFWDVDGNDYLDMLAGFGVMGLGRHHPVVRKAVHDVLDAQLADLTRFDCQPLPGLLAEQLLTHSPHLDRVFFGNSGTEAVETALKFARYATGKPRVLYCDHAFHGLTTGSLSVNGEDGFRDGFAPLLPDTAVPLGDLDALARELKKGDVAALVVEPIQGKGVHEAPPGYLRAAQELLHQHKALLIADEVQTGLGRTGDFYAYQHEEGVEPDLVCVAKALSGGYVPVGATLGKDWIFKKVYSSMDRVLVHSASFGSNAQAMAAGLAVLSVMENEQIVANARATGDQLRTRLAALVDKYELLADVRGRGLMIGIEFGRPKSLKLRGRWTMLQAARKGLFAQMVVVPLLQRHRILTQVSGDHLEVIKLIPPLIIGEREVDRFVDAFTAVMDDAHSGGGLMWDFSKTLVKQAVANR is encoded by the coding sequence ATGACCAAGGAGTTCGACCTCACCGCGCTCTTGGCCGAGCGCGGAGCCGAGCGCTACGAGCTGCACGCCAAGTACCTGAACCACCAGCTCCCGCGCATGCTGCACACCATCGGCTTCGACAAGGTCTACGAGCGGGGCGAGGGCGCCTACTTCTGGGACGTCGACGGCAACGACTACCTCGACATGCTCGCCGGATTCGGGGTGATGGGCCTGGGCCGCCACCACCCCGTCGTCCGCAAGGCGGTGCACGACGTCCTCGACGCCCAGCTCGCCGACCTCACCCGCTTCGACTGTCAGCCGCTGCCCGGCCTCCTCGCCGAGCAACTCCTCACCCACAGCCCGCACTTGGACCGAGTGTTCTTCGGCAACAGCGGTACGGAGGCGGTCGAGACCGCGCTCAAGTTCGCCCGGTACGCCACCGGGAAACCGCGTGTCCTGTACTGCGACCACGCCTTCCACGGCCTGACCACCGGCTCGCTCTCCGTCAACGGCGAGGACGGATTCCGGGACGGCTTCGCCCCGCTGCTGCCGGACACGGCCGTACCGCTCGGCGATCTCGACGCCCTGGCACGGGAGTTGAAGAAGGGCGACGTCGCCGCCCTCGTCGTCGAACCGATCCAGGGCAAGGGCGTCCACGAGGCCCCGCCCGGCTATCTGCGCGCCGCGCAGGAACTCCTGCACCAGCACAAGGCGTTGCTCATCGCCGATGAAGTGCAGACCGGTCTCGGCCGGACCGGTGACTTCTACGCCTACCAGCACGAGGAAGGCGTAGAACCGGACTTGGTGTGCGTGGCCAAGGCGTTGTCCGGCGGGTATGTGCCGGTCGGCGCGACCCTCGGCAAGGACTGGATCTTCAAGAAGGTCTACTCGTCCATGGACCGCGTGCTGGTCCACTCGGCGAGCTTCGGGTCCAACGCGCAGGCCATGGCGGCGGGGCTCGCGGTGCTGTCGGTGATGGAGAACGAGCAGATCGTCGCCAACGCCCGTGCCACCGGGGACCAGTTGAGGACCCGGCTCGCCGCGCTGGTCGACAAGTACGAGCTGCTCGCCGATGTGCGCGGCCGGGGTCTGATGATCGGCATCGAGTTCGGCAGGCCCAAGTCGCTGAAGCTGCGCGGTCGTTGGACCATGCTTCAGGCCGCGCGCAAGGGCTTGTTCGCGCAGATGGTGGTCGTACCGCTGCTCCAGCGGCACCGGATCCTCACCCAGGTCTCCGGCGACCATCTGGAGGTCATCAAGCTCATCCCGCCGCTGATCATCGGCGAGCGTGAGGTGGACCGGTTCGTGGACGCGTTCACCGCCGTGATGGACGACGCGCACAGCGGTGGCGGGCTGATGTGGGACTTCAGCAAGACGCTCGTGAAGCAGGCGGTGGCCAACCGGTAG
- the dxs gene encoding 1-deoxy-D-xylulose-5-phosphate synthase has protein sequence MTILESIRQPRDLKALSEAELGELSEEIREFLVHAVARTGGHLGPNLGVVELTIALHRVFESPTDRILWDTGHQSYVHKILTGRQDFSKLRSKGGLSGYPSREESEHDVIENSHASTALGWADGLAKARQVQGEKGHVVAVIGDGALTGGMAWEALNNIAAAKDRPLIIVVNDNERSYSPTIGGLANHLATLRTTDSYEKVLAWGKDVLLRTPVIGHTVYESLHGAKKGFKDAFNPQGMFEDLGLKYVGPIDGHDIGAVESALRRAKRFHGPVLVHCLTEKGRGYEPALAHEEDHFHTVGVMDPLTCAPLVPSNGPSWTSVFGDEILRIGEERDDVVAITAAMLHPVGLGKFAAKFPDRVWDVGIAEQHAAVSAAGLATGGLHPVVAVYATFLNRAFDQLLMDVALHRCGVTFVLDRAGVTGVDGASHNGMWDMSILQVVPGLRIAAPRDADQLRAQLREAVAVDDAPTLVRFPKESVGPEIPAIDRVGGLDVLHRGAETPEVLLVAVGVMAPVCLQAAELLEARGINCTVVDPRWVKPVDPALPGLAAEHRLVAVVEDNSRASGVGAAVALALGDAEVDVPVRRFGIPEQFLAHAKRGEVLADIGLTPVEVAGRISASLAVKDANAGTAKEKPE, from the coding sequence GTGACGATTCTGGAGAGCATCCGTCAACCACGCGACCTGAAGGCGCTGTCCGAGGCGGAACTCGGCGAACTGTCCGAAGAGATAAGGGAGTTCCTGGTCCACGCGGTGGCCAGGACCGGCGGACACCTCGGGCCCAACCTGGGTGTGGTGGAACTGACCATCGCGCTGCACCGGGTCTTCGAGTCACCGACCGACCGCATCCTCTGGGACACCGGCCACCAGAGCTACGTACACAAGATTCTGACGGGTCGTCAGGACTTCTCGAAGCTGCGCAGCAAGGGCGGCCTGTCCGGCTATCCCTCGCGCGAGGAGTCCGAGCACGACGTCATCGAGAACAGCCACGCCTCCACCGCGCTCGGCTGGGCAGACGGCCTCGCCAAGGCCCGCCAGGTACAGGGGGAGAAGGGCCATGTCGTCGCCGTCATCGGCGACGGCGCCCTCACCGGCGGCATGGCGTGGGAGGCGCTGAACAACATCGCGGCCGCCAAGGACCGGCCGCTGATCATCGTCGTCAACGACAACGAACGCTCCTACTCGCCCACCATCGGCGGCCTCGCCAACCACCTGGCGACCCTGCGCACGACCGACAGCTACGAGAAGGTCCTCGCCTGGGGCAAGGACGTCCTGCTGCGCACCCCGGTCATCGGCCACACCGTCTACGAATCGCTGCACGGCGCGAAGAAGGGCTTCAAGGACGCGTTCAACCCGCAGGGCATGTTCGAGGACCTGGGCCTCAAGTACGTCGGTCCGATCGACGGACACGACATCGGCGCCGTCGAGTCCGCGCTGCGCCGCGCGAAACGCTTCCACGGCCCGGTCCTCGTCCACTGCCTCACGGAGAAGGGCCGCGGCTACGAACCCGCCCTCGCCCACGAGGAGGACCACTTCCACACCGTCGGCGTGATGGACCCGCTCACCTGCGCACCCCTCGTGCCCTCCAACGGCCCTTCCTGGACCAGCGTGTTCGGCGACGAGATCCTGCGCATCGGTGAGGAGCGGGACGACGTCGTGGCCATCACGGCGGCCATGCTGCACCCCGTCGGCCTCGGCAAGTTCGCCGCGAAGTTCCCCGACCGGGTGTGGGACGTCGGCATCGCCGAGCAGCACGCGGCGGTGTCGGCGGCGGGCCTCGCGACCGGCGGACTGCATCCGGTCGTCGCCGTCTACGCCACCTTCCTCAACCGCGCCTTCGACCAACTCCTGATGGACGTGGCGCTGCACCGCTGCGGGGTGACGTTCGTCCTGGACCGCGCCGGGGTGACCGGAGTTGACGGTGCGTCACACAACGGCATGTGGGACATGTCGATCCTCCAGGTCGTGCCCGGCCTGCGGATCGCCGCCCCGCGTGACGCCGACCAACTCCGGGCCCAGCTACGGGAAGCGGTCGCCGTCGACGACGCGCCGACCCTCGTCCGTTTCCCGAAGGAGTCGGTCGGACCGGAGATCCCGGCGATCGACCGTGTGGGCGGCCTGGACGTTCTGCACCGCGGTGCGGAGACCCCCGAGGTGCTGCTCGTCGCGGTGGGCGTGATGGCGCCCGTCTGCCTCCAGGCCGCCGAACTCCTCGAAGCGCGTGGCATCAACTGCACGGTCGTGGACCCCCGTTGGGTCAAACCCGTCGACCCGGCGCTGCCGGGCCTCGCCGCCGAACACCGCCTGGTGGCCGTCGTCGAGGACAACAGCCGCGCTTCCGGCGTCGGCGCCGCCGTGGCGCTGGCCCTCGGCGACGCCGAAGTCGACGTCCCGGTAAGGCGGTTCGGCATCCCGGAGCAGTTCCTCGCGCACGCCAAACGCGGGGAGGTGCTCGCCGACATCGGCCTCACACCCGTCGAGGTCGCCGGACGGATCAGCGCAAGCCTGGCGGTCAAGGACGCGAACGCCGGCACAGCCAAGGAGAAACCCGAATGA